Sequence from the Deltaproteobacteria bacterium HGW-Deltaproteobacteria-2 genome:
GCGTCACCGAGCGCAGGGAGATAGAAAATGGCCGTGAAAAAAATCAAATCAATATCCCATGAATTATCAAATAGCATCATAGATGCTGTACGTGAATCATTAATCATTCTGGATCAAGATCTAAGAGTGGTATCTGCCAGCCGTTCCTTCTATGACTTCTTTAAGGTAAAACCTGAAGAGACCGTGGGACGGCTTATTTATGACCTGGGCAATAAACAATGGGACATCCCCAAACTGCGGGAACTGCTGGAAACAATCCTTCCCCAAAAGGCAACCTTTGATGACTATGAGGTGGAACATGATTTTCTTAGCATTGGCAGACGCACCATGCTTTTAAATGCTCGGAGGATCCCCCGTCCGCCGGAAAAGCCAAAAGTAATTCTCCTGGCTATCGAAGATATCACCCGGCACAGGAGAATGGACGACTCCAATTTGACGTTGGCAGCAGTTGTCAACACATCTACTGATGGCATCATTGGAAAAGATATAGAAGGATATATCATTAGTTGGAATAAAGCTGCGGAAAACATGTATGGTTATACCGAAAATGAAATGCTGGGCAAAAATATTTCTCTTATAGTTCCTCCTGAATACAAAGAAGAAATGCTTAACCAATTTAAAAAGCTGAAAGCTGGCGAATTGATTGAAAATTATGAAACAAAACGTATCCGAAAAGACGGAATGGTGCTTGATATCTCTTTGACTCTTTTGTCAATTAAGGACGCGTCAGGAAATATTTATGGCGTATCGGCTATTATGCACGACATATCAGAACAAAAAAGGTTACGACGATCGCTGATATTCAGTGAATACTCCGATAGCATTATCAACACTGTGCGTGAGCCTTTAATCGTTTTGAACCATGAATTAAGGGTGGTCACGGTCAGCCGTTCCTTCTATGAATTCTTTAAGGTGAAGCCTGAGGAAACCGTGGGACAGCTTATTTATGATCTGGGCAATAAACAGTGGGATATTCCCAAACTGCGGGAACTGCTGGAAAACATTCTGCCCCAAAAAGCAACCTTTGATAATTATGAGGTTGAACATAATTTTGCCGACATTGGCCGACGCATCATGCTTTTGAATGCCCGGCAAATTCAAAGAGCGTCAGGAAAAGAGCGTATCATCCTCCTGGCTATCGAGGATATTACCGAGCGTAAGGAGATCGAACATGGGCTGGAAAAAGCCAATGAAGAATTGAATGAATTGGCTACCGAGTTAAAACGCACCTCCCGGGTAAAATCAGAATTCCTGGCCAATATGTCGCATGAACTCCGGACCCCGCTTAATTCCATTAACGGTTTTTCCGAGGTATTGTACGACGAAACTTTCGGGCCGCTTAATGAGAAGCAGAAGAAATACGTTCATAATGTTTTAACCAGCGGGAAGCACCTTCTCTTACTGATCAATCAGATACTGGATATGGCCATAGTTGAATCCGGGAAGATGAAACTGACATTATCCATTTTACAGATGAAAAATCTGTTAAATGAGATTTCACTGCTGGTAGCGGATATGGCCGGAAAAAAGCAGCTGCAAATGTTGCTGGAAATTGCCGAAGATCTGCCGGATATCGAGGCTGATGAACTCAAGATAAAAGAGGTAATGTATAACCTGCTTTCCAACGCAGTTAAATTTACCCCCGCCGGCGGTAAAATCGGTATGCGGGCGAAGAAAGTCGATTCTTGGATAGAAGTAGTGGTCTGGGATACCGGAGTCGGTATCGCTAGTGAAAATATGGAAAAAATATTTGAAGGTTTTTTTCGTGTCGATACCCCCTATTCCCGGGTAACTGAGGGGACAGGACTCGGTTTGCCGCTCTCCAGAAAAATGGTTGAGCTGCACGGCGGGAAGCTGTTCGTGGAATCAGAGGGGCTCAATTGCGGCACTTCGATCCGGTTTACTCTGCCGATTTTATCCGGACAGGAGGCATGAGATGAAAAAGAGGGCATTAGTCGTCGATGATAATGAAAATAATCTTTTGCTGGAAAAAGACCTCCTGGAGGTTGCCGGTTTCGATGTATTTGAAGCTGAAAATGCCGCCGATGCGATTGCGATGGCCAGAAAAGAAAAACCGGATATCATCCTTATAGATGTGCGGCTCCCGGATATGCGCGGAACTGCAGCTGCCAGGATATTGCGTCAAGACGAAGAGACAAACTGTATTCCAATTGTTTTTGTGACTTCCTCGGTAATGGCTGAAGGCAGAGAAGAAATAGAAGGCATGGCCAACACCGGATTTATAGGCAAGCCGATAAATACGCGTACTTTTGCGAAAGAAATCAGTCAATATATTCGTGAAACTCCAATTCCGATAGCGTAGCGGAATTGGAAAGTTGAATCCCGACGCTGTCGGGACTACGCGGAGGGGATAAAACTCAGAAGCTTGCTTTGTGGTTTATACCCGTGATTAAGTGAAACGTCACATGTTGAGGGGTTAAATTTAAAAGAGATAAACGATGAAAGACAAACAAGTAATATTAATTGTTGATGACCAGCCTCAGAACATTGAGCTTCTCGAAGCATATCTGGCTTTGCAGGATTATGAAATTGTTACGGCGGCAAATGGTGAAGAAGCGCTGGGCAAAATTTCCGTCAATCAAATCGATCTGATTCTGCTGGACGTAATGATGCCCGGGATGGATGGCTTTGAGGTTATCCGCAGGGTCAGACAGGATGATAAACATCGACTGCTGCCGATAATTCTGGTTACCGCATTGCGGGAAACGGAAGACCGGGTAAAGGGAATTGAAGCCGGTTGTGATGATTTTATTTCCAAGCCCGTTGACAAGATGGAGCTTCTGGCCCGGGTCCGGTCACTGCTGAAGGTCAAGGCCTACAACGACTTGCGAAGGAATTACCAGACAGAACTGGAGTCCGAGGTAACAAAAAGGACCGAGGAATTGAAGCAGGCATTAGAGAATCTTCAACAGGATATAGATGAGCGCATGCGTGCGGAGGAATTGCTAAAACAAAGCGAAGCCAAATATCGCCTGCTGGCCGATAATATCAATGACGTCATTTTCGTTTTGGATATGAATCTGAAATGCACCTATATCAGCCCTTCCGTAAAAATCCTGAGGGGATATGAACCTGAAGAGGTGTTGAAACTATCGTCCATCGATTCATTGACCCCTTCATCTCTGGCTCTGGCCATGAAGACTCTATCCGATATCATGGAGCTGAAAAAAATAAAACAAGTAGAGATGAACGAATCCATTACTATGCCGTTGGAGATGACGCGAAAAGACGGAACTACCGTGTGGACGGAGGTGAAGTGCTCATTTATCAGAGATACAAATCAGCAAGACGTGGGAATTTTAGGCGTAACCCGTGATATTACCCAGCGTAAACTAGCGGAGGCGAAACTTCTTGAGACCCTTGACAGTCTTAAGAATGCCGTTAGCGCGACCATCCAGGTCATGGTATCCGCTGTAGAGATGAAAGATCCCTAT
This genomic interval carries:
- a CDS encoding response regulator, translating into MKKRALVVDDNENNLLLEKDLLEVAGFDVFEAENAADAIAMARKEKPDIILIDVRLPDMRGTAAARILRQDEETNCIPIVFVTSSVMAEGREEIEGMANTGFIGKPINTRTFAKEISQYIRETPIPIA